A DNA window from Allokutzneria albata contains the following coding sequences:
- a CDS encoding DUF4229 domain-containing protein, with translation MSDAEQQHQPAATKAALTRDIALYTVARFGTVAVVALLLVLVNVPLLVALVVSLVVALPASLVIFKGLRVRVATGLAEVGARRRAEREAFRAELRGEPGT, from the coding sequence GTGTCCGACGCCGAGCAGCAGCACCAGCCCGCAGCCACGAAGGCCGCGCTGACCCGCGACATCGCGCTGTACACCGTCGCCAGGTTCGGCACCGTCGCGGTGGTCGCCCTCCTGCTGGTCCTGGTGAACGTGCCGCTGCTGGTGGCCCTGGTGGTCTCGCTCGTCGTGGCCCTCCCCGCGTCCTTGGTGATCTTCAAGGGCCTACGCGTGCGGGTCGCGACCGGGCTCGCCGAGGTCGGTGCGCGCCGCCGGGCCGAGCGCGAGGCCTTCCGCGCCGAGCTGCGGGGCGAACCCGGGACGTAA
- the cds1 gene encoding L-cysteine desulfhydrase Cds1 — MHVDRCCEHTRDWVTEAVRIIDADANRSADTHLLPYPLPPEWGIDLYLKDESTHPTGSLKHRLARSLFLYAICNGWVTEGTPVIEASSGSTAVSEAYFARLLGLPFIAVMPRSTSQEKIALIERQGGRCHFVDQAGALYEESHRLAAELGGHFMDQFTHAERATDWRGNNNIAESIFEQMSLERFPVPEWVVVGAGTGGTSATIGRFVRYRRLRSRLAVVDPEFSVFFDAWRDTLPGLVGERGSRIEGIGRPRVEPSFVGQVIDRMIKVPDAASIAAIRYAENLLGRRVGGSTGTNLWGAFQLIATMRAEGRQGSVVTLLCDGGERYANTYYDDSWLERENIDITAATRVLEKFHDSGEWTG; from the coding sequence ATGCATGTGGATCGGTGCTGTGAGCACACCAGGGACTGGGTCACCGAGGCGGTTCGGATCATCGACGCCGACGCCAACCGCAGCGCCGACACGCACCTGCTGCCCTACCCGCTGCCGCCGGAGTGGGGCATCGACCTCTACCTCAAGGACGAGTCGACGCACCCGACCGGCTCGCTCAAGCACCGGCTGGCCCGCTCGCTGTTCCTCTACGCCATCTGCAACGGCTGGGTGACCGAGGGGACCCCGGTGATCGAGGCGTCGTCGGGCTCGACCGCGGTGTCCGAGGCGTACTTCGCGCGGCTGCTCGGGCTGCCGTTCATCGCCGTCATGCCCCGCTCCACCAGCCAGGAGAAGATCGCCCTGATCGAGCGGCAGGGCGGGCGCTGCCACTTCGTCGACCAGGCGGGCGCGCTCTACGAGGAGTCGCACCGGCTGGCCGCCGAGCTGGGCGGGCACTTCATGGACCAGTTCACCCACGCCGAGCGGGCAACGGACTGGCGTGGCAACAACAACATCGCCGAGTCGATCTTCGAGCAGATGTCGCTCGAGCGGTTCCCGGTGCCGGAGTGGGTGGTCGTGGGCGCGGGCACCGGCGGAACGAGCGCGACGATCGGCCGCTTCGTCCGCTACCGCAGGCTGCGCAGCCGCCTCGCCGTGGTGGACCCGGAGTTCTCGGTGTTCTTCGACGCCTGGCGGGACACGCTGCCCGGCCTCGTCGGTGAGCGCGGCTCCCGGATCGAGGGCATCGGCCGCCCCCGGGTGGAGCCCTCCTTCGTCGGGCAGGTCATCGACCGCATGATCAAGGTCCCGGACGCGGCGTCGATCGCGGCGATCCGGTACGCGGAGAACCTGCTCGGCAGGCGCGTCGGCGGGTCCACCGGGACGAACCTGTGGGGCGCCTTCCAGCTGATCGCGACGATGCGCGCGGAAGGCAGGCAGGGCAGCGTGGTGACCCTGCTCTGCGACGGCGGCGAGCGCTACGCCAACACCTACTACGACGATTCCTGGCTGGAGCGCGAGAACATCGACATCACCGCGGCGACGCGGGTGCTGGAGAAGTTCCACGACTCCGGCGAGTGGACCGGCTAG
- a CDS encoding 1,4-dihydroxy-2-naphthoate polyprenyltransferase, with the protein MASLAQWIEGARPRTLPNAIAPVLVGSGAAYGVGGFSWLHTGLILLMSLALIVGVNYANDYSDGVRGTDEDRVGPLRLVGSGLARPKTVLVAAWASFGLAAVLGLTVVVLTKQWPMLAIGAVCIVAAWFYTGGKRPYGYAGFGELAVFVFFGLVAVLGTLYVQADMISGVSIGAAVAVGAFSSAVLIANNLRDIPTDAETGKLTLAVRLGDRDTRSLYTAVVAVPFLMTVLLGLRQPLTLLGFLALPVAIPALRRVLRGKTGMELIPVLRDTGMAMLVWAIGTTIGLALG; encoded by the coding sequence ATGGCCTCACTCGCCCAGTGGATCGAGGGTGCTCGCCCGCGCACGCTGCCCAACGCCATCGCCCCAGTCCTGGTGGGCTCCGGCGCGGCATACGGCGTCGGCGGTTTCTCGTGGTTGCATACCGGGCTCATCCTGCTGATGTCTCTGGCGCTGATCGTGGGCGTGAACTACGCCAACGACTACTCCGACGGCGTCAGGGGCACCGACGAGGACCGGGTCGGCCCGCTCCGGCTGGTCGGTTCAGGGCTGGCGCGGCCGAAGACCGTGCTGGTGGCGGCCTGGGCGAGCTTCGGGCTCGCGGCGGTGCTCGGGCTCACGGTGGTGGTGCTGACCAAGCAGTGGCCCATGCTGGCGATCGGTGCGGTGTGCATCGTCGCGGCGTGGTTCTACACCGGCGGCAAGCGCCCGTACGGTTACGCGGGCTTCGGCGAGCTGGCCGTGTTCGTGTTCTTCGGCCTCGTCGCGGTGCTCGGCACCCTCTACGTGCAGGCCGACATGATCAGCGGCGTCTCGATCGGCGCGGCGGTCGCGGTCGGCGCGTTCTCCAGCGCGGTGCTGATCGCGAACAACCTGCGCGACATCCCCACTGACGCGGAAACGGGCAAGCTGACGCTGGCGGTGCGGCTCGGCGACCGCGACACCCGCAGCCTCTACACGGCGGTCGTCGCGGTGCCGTTCCTGATGACCGTGCTGCTCGGGCTGCGCCAGCCGTTGACGCTGCTGGGTTTCCTCGCTCTGCCCGTGGCGATTCCCGCGCTGCGGCGCGTGCTGCGCGGCAAGACCGGGATGGAGCTGATCCCGGTGCTGCGCGACACCGGCATGGCGATGCTGGTGTGGGCGATCGGCACCACGATCGGCCTGGCGCTCGGCTAG